In the genome of Streptomyces racemochromogenes, one region contains:
- a CDS encoding MFS transporter, translating into MAEARRYGSVLRAWLRETLPAAGNARRLGVLTLVQSLGLGVFLTSSAVFFTRTIGIPAQRVGLALSVAGLCGLLCTVPIGRLADRLGAGRVLTANFLLAAAGFTAYCLVDGFAAFLVVACAIAVLETSAGALQASLTDALVGEGERVRVSAQMRSLFNLGFLGGAALAGAAIAAGTPAALYATVLANAALQLLSVAVLLGMRLPAGAGPRATAAGAPGGVLRSGALRDVRYVAVALVCGALELYHPLLTVGLPLWIVTATDAPALLVSGLLIVDTVLVLLFQVAVSGGARTPAGAARMLRWAGWALGASCLVFAVSGGHGALLDTAALLGGTLVLVLGELYQASASWGLSFGLAPAGRQGEYQAVFSLGRGLQQFAGPWLMTSLVVGTAATGWLVLAALFALLGLAAPALVRGLEKARARTEPVPAPT; encoded by the coding sequence ATGGCTGAGGCCCGCCGGTACGGCTCCGTGCTGCGCGCGTGGCTCCGGGAGACGCTTCCGGCCGCCGGGAACGCGCGCAGGCTCGGCGTCCTCACGCTCGTCCAGTCGCTGGGGCTCGGGGTGTTCCTCACCTCCAGTGCCGTGTTCTTCACCCGGACCATCGGCATCCCCGCCCAGCGCGTGGGCCTCGCCCTGTCGGTCGCCGGGCTCTGCGGCCTCCTCTGCACGGTGCCTATCGGCCGGCTCGCGGACCGGCTGGGCGCGGGCCGGGTGCTCACCGCCAACTTCCTGCTCGCCGCCGCCGGGTTCACCGCGTACTGCCTGGTGGACGGCTTCGCCGCGTTCCTCGTGGTCGCCTGCGCCATCGCGGTCCTGGAGACCTCGGCGGGCGCGCTCCAGGCGTCGCTCACCGACGCGCTGGTGGGCGAGGGGGAGCGGGTCAGGGTGAGCGCGCAGATGCGCAGCCTGTTCAACCTGGGCTTCCTCGGCGGCGCCGCGCTGGCCGGGGCCGCCATCGCGGCCGGCACCCCGGCCGCCCTGTACGCCACGGTCCTCGCCAACGCCGCCCTCCAGCTGCTGTCCGTCGCCGTGCTGCTCGGGATGCGGCTGCCCGCGGGCGCCGGGCCCCGGGCCACCGCCGCCGGGGCGCCGGGCGGGGTACTGCGCAGCGGCGCGCTGCGGGACGTGCGCTACGTGGCGGTCGCGCTGGTGTGCGGCGCTCTGGAGCTGTACCACCCGCTGCTGACGGTCGGACTGCCGCTGTGGATCGTCACCGCCACCGACGCGCCCGCGCTGCTGGTGTCGGGGCTGCTGATCGTGGACACCGTCCTGGTGCTGTTGTTCCAGGTCGCGGTCAGCGGGGGCGCGCGCACCCCGGCGGGGGCTGCCCGTATGCTGCGCTGGGCGGGGTGGGCGCTGGGGGCGTCCTGCCTGGTCTTCGCGGTGAGCGGGGGCCACGGCGCGCTCCTGGACACCGCGGCCCTGCTGGGCGGCACGCTGGTGCTCGTCCTCGGCGAGCTGTACCAGGCGTCGGCGAGCTGGGGCCTGTCCTTCGGGCTCGCCCCGGCGGGCCGGCAGGGGGAGTACCAGGCGGTGTTCTCCCTGGGGCGCGGGCTCCAGCAGTTCGCCGGGCCGTGGCTGATGACCTCCCTGGTCGTCGGCACGGCGGCGACGGGCTGGCTGGTCCTCGCGGCGCTCTTCGCCCTGCTCGGGCTGGCCGCGCCCGCGTTGGTGCGCGGCCTGGAGAAGGCCCGCGCCCGGACGGAGCCGGTGCCGGCGCCGACCTGA